One region of Gossypium raimondii isolate GPD5lz chromosome 6, ASM2569854v1, whole genome shotgun sequence genomic DNA includes:
- the LOC105773488 gene encoding uncharacterized protein LOC105773488 isoform X1: protein MITRTWGTWEELLLGGAVLRHGTRDWNLVASELRTRALSPFAFTPEACKAKYEDLQRRYSGCKAWFEELRKQRMAELRRALEESEDSIGSLESKLENLKAEKRNDSRVDYDSSPTESALPCLKSEGFEFSSKDTCKDGLSAGSFTQEAQTNWAPDCQIPAAVPTEEMDSKPVGDALTSEREIFSSIDKLADALCGGKLLCIRKRRGKRKRKDCSKDTKEGSVGESEALCPADVASALLCKETSVSNSAQIAKSSAVEDQSGGSTKEGIDDIMRIFSSVAENDCASVFRRRLDSQKRGRYKKMILRHMDFDTIRSRIVSNLIMSVRELFRDMLLVANNALVFYSKNTREYKSALHLRRIVTTALWQHFKEYRGKVPMTTFTSNTPMHKPPAKPWSIHRGNRKPPGNASSNRNPVAGACHGSKKTTAADSPASDESLAVTKKVSASRPRKVSGGRTGQKSEARTKGRKRSGGR, encoded by the exons ATGATAACGAGGACGTGGGGTACTTGGGAGGAGCTTTTGTTAGGTGGGGCAGTTCTCCGCCATGGTACCCGAGATTGGAACCTCGTCGCTTCGGAGCTCCGAACCCGAGCTCTTTCTCCTTTTGCCTTCACTCCCGAG GCATGTAAGGCCAAGTATGAGGATCTACAACGACGTTACTCAGGTTGCAA AGCTTGGTTTGAGGAGTTACGTAAACAACGAATGGCTGAATTGAGGCGAGCTTTAGAGGAATCCGAAGATTCAATCGG GTCTCTGGAATCAAAGCTTGAAAACCTAAAAGCTGAGAAAAGAAATGATTCAAGGGTTGATTATGATTCCAGTCCAACAGAATCAGCCTTACCATGTCTTAAATCCGAGGGATTTGAGTTTTCCAGTAAGGACACATGCAAGGATGGCCTCTCTGCTGGTAGTTTTACGCAGGAGGCCCAGACAAACTGGGCGCCTGATTGTCAGATTCCAGCTGCAGTGCCTACTGAAGAGATGGATTCCAAGCCAGTAGGAGACGCACTGACCTCTGAGAGGGAGATATTTTCAAGCATTGATAAGTTGGCAGATGCTCTATGTGGAGGAAAGTTGCTGTGTATACGGAAGAGGAGAGGGAAACGAAAGAGAAAGGATTGCAGTAAGGATACCAAAGAAGGGAGTGTCGGGGAAAGCGAGGCTTTATGCCCGGCTGATGTTGCAAGTGCTTTGCTTTGCAAAGAAACTTCAGTTAGCAACTCTGCTCAGATTGCCAAATCTTCGGCTGTCGAGGATCAAAGTGGAGGTTCAACCAAGGAAGGGATTGATGATATAATGAGAATATTTAGTTCTGTCGCAGAGAATGACTGTGCTTCTGTCTTTCGGCGGAGGCTTGATAGTCAG AAAAGAGGAAGATACAAAAAAATGATCCTACGGCACATGGATTTCGACACCATAAGATCAAGAATAGTCAGTAATTTGATCATGTCTGTTAGAGAGCTCTTTCGTGATATGTTATTAGTTGCCAACAATGCCTTGGTCTTTTATTCCAAGAACACTCGTGAATATAAATCCGCACTGCATCTGAGACGTATTGTCACCACAGCTTTGTGGCAACACTTTAAGGAGTACAGAGGCAAGGTTCCCATGACCACCTTTACCTCCAACACACCTATGCACAAACCTCCTGCAAAGCCCTGGAGCATTCACCGTGGTAATCGCAAACCACCTGGAAACGCATCAAGCAACAGGAATCCCGTAGCAGGGGCTTGTCATGGGAGTAAAAAGACAACTGCTGCAGATTCTCCAGCATCGGATGAGTCCTTGGCTGTGACAAAGAAGGTTTCAGCTTCTCGGCCAAGAAAAGTCAGCGGTGGACGCACAGGTCAAAAGTCTGAAGCTCGAACAAAAGGAAGAAAGAGAAGTGGAGGTAGGTGA
- the LOC105773488 gene encoding uncharacterized protein LOC105773488 isoform X2 — translation MITRTWGTWEELLLGGAVLRHGTRDWNLVASELRTRALSPFAFTPEACKAKYEDLQRRYSGCKAWFEELRKQRMAELRRALEESEDSIGSLESKLENLKAEKRNDSRVDYDSSPTESALPCLKSEGFEFSSKDTCKDGLSAGSFTQEAQTNWAPDCQIPAAVPTEEMDSKPVGDALTSEREIFSSIDKLADALCGGKLLCIRKRRGKRKRKDCSKDTKEGSVGESEALCPADVASALLCKETSVSNSAQIAKSSAVEDQSGGSTKEGIDDIMRIFSSVAENDCASVFRRRLDSQLHQALASFSRPEA, via the exons ATGATAACGAGGACGTGGGGTACTTGGGAGGAGCTTTTGTTAGGTGGGGCAGTTCTCCGCCATGGTACCCGAGATTGGAACCTCGTCGCTTCGGAGCTCCGAACCCGAGCTCTTTCTCCTTTTGCCTTCACTCCCGAG GCATGTAAGGCCAAGTATGAGGATCTACAACGACGTTACTCAGGTTGCAA AGCTTGGTTTGAGGAGTTACGTAAACAACGAATGGCTGAATTGAGGCGAGCTTTAGAGGAATCCGAAGATTCAATCGG GTCTCTGGAATCAAAGCTTGAAAACCTAAAAGCTGAGAAAAGAAATGATTCAAGGGTTGATTATGATTCCAGTCCAACAGAATCAGCCTTACCATGTCTTAAATCCGAGGGATTTGAGTTTTCCAGTAAGGACACATGCAAGGATGGCCTCTCTGCTGGTAGTTTTACGCAGGAGGCCCAGACAAACTGGGCGCCTGATTGTCAGATTCCAGCTGCAGTGCCTACTGAAGAGATGGATTCCAAGCCAGTAGGAGACGCACTGACCTCTGAGAGGGAGATATTTTCAAGCATTGATAAGTTGGCAGATGCTCTATGTGGAGGAAAGTTGCTGTGTATACGGAAGAGGAGAGGGAAACGAAAGAGAAAGGATTGCAGTAAGGATACCAAAGAAGGGAGTGTCGGGGAAAGCGAGGCTTTATGCCCGGCTGATGTTGCAAGTGCTTTGCTTTGCAAAGAAACTTCAGTTAGCAACTCTGCTCAGATTGCCAAATCTTCGGCTGTCGAGGATCAAAGTGGAGGTTCAACCAAGGAAGGGATTGATGATATAATGAGAATATTTAGTTCTGTCGCAGAGAATGACTGTGCTTCTGTCTTTCGGCGGAGGCTTGATAGTCAG TTACACCAAGCACTAGCTTCGTTCAGTCGTCCCGAGGCTTAA